In Agromyces sp. 3263, a single genomic region encodes these proteins:
- a CDS encoding ATP-binding protein, translating to MTRPGDPGHAAASREEAAIHETTDAPRRRFTWTLHRRLLVIVAGLLVAVSAVVGVVSVAVFHESSVARLDANLKAASSRADDATGPGIPGDPGRTVGAFLSVPGQPEGTLGGIVIGGDVTAAVIDDGQIQTLAPGAAQELADVPPDRTAHTIEAGALGDYRALAVETQPGVNIVLALPLAEVNASTTQLALTIAIVAIVGLMIALVIGSSVIRRALSPLAQVTATAQRVSNLPLDRGDVALAERVRVDDEGTEVGRLGTAFNRMLGHVASALSAREQSEQKVRRFVADASHELRTPLASIRGYAELTRLHGGELPPDVTHAIGRIESESVRMTELVEDLLLLARLDEGRELAARPVDLGRVVVEAVGDAQAAGPDHDWEVRLPDAATVVVGDEPRLRQVVTNLLANARVHTPDGTSVVASLARDGSDVVLTVEDDGPGIPPELVGSLFERFVRGDSSRSRRAGSTGLGLAIVQAVVGAHHGDVSVSSEPGATRFTVRLPAASAEEPASADNELGRVPADEADGVDAGERSVAGR from the coding sequence ATGACCAGGCCCGGCGACCCCGGTCACGCCGCCGCGTCGCGTGAGGAGGCGGCGATCCACGAGACGACGGATGCCCCGCGCCGACGCTTCACCTGGACGCTGCACCGGCGGCTCCTCGTCATCGTCGCCGGCCTGCTGGTGGCCGTGAGCGCCGTCGTCGGCGTGGTGAGCGTGGCCGTGTTCCACGAGTCGTCGGTCGCGCGCCTCGACGCGAACCTCAAGGCGGCGTCCTCACGAGCCGACGACGCAACCGGGCCCGGCATCCCCGGAGATCCCGGTCGCACTGTCGGTGCGTTCCTCAGCGTGCCGGGCCAGCCGGAGGGCACGCTCGGCGGCATCGTCATCGGCGGCGACGTCACCGCCGCGGTGATCGACGACGGCCAGATCCAGACCCTCGCCCCGGGCGCGGCACAGGAACTCGCCGACGTGCCGCCCGACCGAACCGCCCACACCATCGAGGCGGGGGCGCTCGGCGACTACCGCGCGCTCGCCGTCGAGACGCAGCCAGGGGTGAACATCGTCCTCGCCCTGCCGCTCGCCGAGGTCAATGCCTCGACGACCCAGCTGGCGCTCACCATCGCCATCGTCGCGATCGTCGGGCTCATGATCGCGCTCGTCATCGGCTCGTCCGTGATCCGCCGGGCGCTCAGCCCGCTCGCCCAGGTCACCGCGACCGCCCAGCGCGTGTCGAACCTGCCACTCGACCGCGGCGACGTCGCACTCGCCGAGCGGGTCAGGGTCGACGACGAGGGCACCGAGGTCGGCCGGCTCGGCACCGCGTTCAACCGCATGCTCGGGCACGTGGCATCCGCCCTCTCGGCGCGCGAGCAGAGCGAGCAGAAGGTGCGCCGCTTCGTCGCCGACGCAAGCCACGAACTTCGCACGCCGCTCGCCTCGATCCGCGGCTACGCGGAGCTGACGCGCCTGCACGGCGGTGAGCTGCCGCCCGACGTGACGCACGCGATCGGACGCATCGAGTCCGAGTCGGTGCGCATGACCGAGCTCGTCGAGGACCTGCTGCTGCTCGCGCGGCTCGACGAAGGTCGCGAGCTCGCAGCCCGGCCCGTCGACCTCGGCCGTGTCGTGGTCGAGGCGGTCGGCGATGCGCAGGCCGCGGGGCCTGACCACGACTGGGAGGTGCGGCTGCCGGATGCCGCGACCGTCGTCGTCGGCGACGAGCCGCGCCTGCGACAGGTCGTCACGAACCTGCTCGCCAACGCCCGGGTGCACACGCCCGACGGCACGAGCGTGGTCGCCTCGCTTGCTCGTGACGGTTCCGACGTGGTGCTCACCGTCGAGGACGACGGACCCGGCATCCCGCCCGAGCTCGTCGGCTCGCTCTTCGAACGGTTCGTGAGGGGCGACTCGTCGCGGTCCCGCCGGGCCGGCAGCACGGGGCTCGGGCTGGCGATCGTGCAGGCCGTGGTCGGCGCCCACCACGGCGACGTGTCGGTCTCGAGCGAGCCCGGCGCCACGCGGTTCACGGTGCGGTTGCCCGCCGCGTCCGCCGAGGAGCCGGCGTCGGCCGACAACGAGCTCGGCCGGGTGCCGGCGGACGAGGCCGACGGGGTGGACGCGGGGGAGCGGTCAGTCGCCGGTCGCTGA
- a CDS encoding MarR family winged helix-turn-helix transcriptional regulator: MTLAIEVPDRTDEAIADVEEQLSMLFSRIRTVWKESAEQVHPDLPPAGYKLISAITRLGTTNAHVLADMFDMDKSVVSRQIRMLEELGLVETRPDETDGRVRVLVATRNALDAVQGVRDRNQQRLRDVLAGHPEAELRSFASLLRSLGDA; this comes from the coding sequence ATGACGCTCGCGATCGAGGTTCCCGACCGTACCGACGAGGCCATCGCCGACGTCGAGGAGCAGTTGAGCATGCTGTTCAGCCGCATCCGCACGGTCTGGAAGGAGTCGGCCGAGCAGGTGCATCCCGACCTGCCGCCGGCCGGCTACAAGCTCATCTCCGCGATCACCCGGCTGGGCACGACCAACGCGCACGTGCTGGCTGACATGTTCGACATGGACAAGTCGGTCGTGAGCCGCCAGATCCGCATGCTCGAGGAGCTCGGTCTCGTCGAGACGCGTCCCGACGAGACCGACGGCCGAGTGCGCGTGCTCGTCGCCACGCGGAACGCGCTCGACGCGGTGCAGGGCGTGCGCGACCGCAACCAGCAGCGGCTGCGCGACGTGCTCGCCGGTCACCCCGAGGCGGAGCTGCGGAGCTTCGCGAGCCTGCTGCGGAGCCTCGGCGACGCCTGA
- a CDS encoding MarR family transcriptional regulator: MTDTASSAARTATDDEIASVEEQLRRLFGRVRLVWKEAAAAVHPDLQPVGYKILSALVRRGRMHAGAIAEVFEIDKSVVSRQVKHLESLGLARVVADPDDGRARFVEATDEAIASVEQKGSRMQQRLYARLRTWSGDDVETLATLLGRLGSEVVEDGAEQEGAESDANDRVPEAGAASATGD; this comes from the coding sequence ATGACCGACACCGCCTCGAGCGCCGCCCGCACGGCCACCGACGACGAGATCGCGTCGGTCGAGGAGCAGCTCCGCCGCCTCTTCGGCCGGGTGCGGCTCGTCTGGAAGGAGGCGGCCGCCGCAGTGCACCCCGACCTCCAGCCGGTCGGCTACAAGATCCTGTCGGCGCTCGTGCGCCGCGGGCGCATGCACGCCGGCGCGATCGCCGAGGTCTTCGAGATCGACAAGAGCGTCGTGAGCCGCCAGGTGAAGCACCTCGAGTCGCTCGGGCTGGCCCGGGTCGTCGCCGACCCCGACGACGGGCGAGCCCGCTTCGTCGAGGCGACGGACGAGGCGATCGCGAGCGTCGAGCAGAAGGGCTCGCGCATGCAGCAGCGCCTCTACGCGCGGCTGCGCACGTGGTCGGGCGACGACGTCGAGACGCTCGCCACCCTCCTCGGGCGGCTCGGCAGCGAAGTGGTCGAGGACGGCGCTGAACAGGAGGGCGCCGAGTCCGACGCGAACGACCGTGTACCCGAGGCAGGCGCGGCCTCAGCGACCGGCGACTGA
- a CDS encoding S8 family serine peptidase, with protein MTTETVADRVPEGPTGRQIITFAQVDPATAARELRDIAGLDLANARDVGAFGTLEEVAGDGVYLEELNIAIVDSVPDQLGALSRAVGDSASPVLAIEPEVWVHALTMEDLRTSEDVETGETTQDDEVDAAEVYADTAAYTWGLKAVRAIPPILRTAPWSGTGMRVAILDTGIDLGHPDFAGRVLASQSFIPGQPVHDGHSHGTHCAGTAAGIKVPPGGQRRYGVAHGARLLVGKVLSNSGSGTSGQILAGINWAIQQGATVISMSLGSSVNVGQAHFTYYEQAAVAALNAGTLIVAAAGNDGWAPVNAPANSPSVLAVAAVDQTLQRASFSCVALNGGGGEVNVAAPGVATYSTVPVEKGSYGVKSGTSMATPHVAGIAATIAQKTGLRGRELWREIERTALALPQSAQQVGAGLAIVPTRMLKIVVPTPIPWRPGPIIDPGPIQPPIDVPAP; from the coding sequence ATGACGACAGAGACCGTCGCCGACCGCGTACCCGAGGGGCCGACCGGACGACAGATCATCACGTTCGCGCAGGTGGACCCGGCAACCGCGGCTCGCGAGCTGCGGGACATCGCAGGGCTCGACCTCGCCAACGCCCGCGACGTGGGCGCGTTCGGCACGCTCGAGGAGGTCGCCGGCGACGGCGTCTACCTCGAGGAGCTGAACATCGCGATCGTCGACTCGGTGCCGGATCAGCTGGGCGCCCTCTCACGTGCGGTCGGCGACTCGGCGAGCCCCGTGCTCGCCATCGAGCCCGAGGTGTGGGTGCACGCCCTCACCATGGAGGACCTCCGCACCTCGGAGGACGTCGAGACCGGCGAGACCACGCAGGACGACGAGGTCGACGCCGCGGAGGTCTACGCCGACACCGCCGCGTACACGTGGGGCCTGAAGGCCGTACGGGCCATCCCGCCGATCCTGCGCACCGCGCCGTGGTCTGGCACCGGCATGCGCGTCGCGATCCTCGACACCGGCATCGACCTGGGGCATCCCGACTTCGCCGGCCGCGTGCTGGCGAGCCAGTCGTTCATCCCGGGGCAGCCGGTGCACGACGGCCACTCGCACGGCACGCACTGCGCGGGCACGGCCGCCGGCATCAAGGTGCCGCCGGGCGGACAACGCCGCTACGGCGTCGCGCACGGCGCCCGCCTGCTCGTGGGCAAGGTGCTGTCGAACTCGGGCAGCGGCACGAGCGGGCAGATCCTCGCGGGCATCAACTGGGCCATCCAGCAGGGTGCGACCGTGATCTCGATGTCGCTCGGCTCCTCGGTGAACGTCGGCCAGGCGCACTTCACGTACTACGAGCAGGCCGCGGTGGCCGCGCTCAACGCCGGGACCCTCATCGTCGCGGCGGCGGGCAATGACGGCTGGGCCCCGGTGAACGCGCCGGCGAACAGCCCCTCGGTACTCGCCGTGGCCGCGGTCGACCAGACGCTCCAGCGCGCGTCGTTCTCGTGCGTGGCACTGAACGGCGGCGGCGGCGAGGTCAACGTCGCGGCCCCCGGCGTGGCGACGTACTCGACGGTGCCGGTGGAGAAGGGCTCCTACGGCGTGAAGAGCGGCACGAGCATGGCGACTCCGCATGTCGCGGGCATCGCGGCGACAATCGCCCAGAAGACCGGCCTGCGCGGCCGCGAGCTCTGGCGTGAGATCGAGCGCACCGCCCTGGCGTTGCCGCAGTCGGCGCAGCAGGTGGGCGCGGGCCTCGCGATCGTGCCGACGCGGATGCTGAAGATCGTGGTGCCGACGCCGATCCCGTGGCGCCCGGGTCCGATCATCGATCCCGGCCCCATCCAGCCGCCGATCGACGTCCCGGCGCCGTGA
- a CDS encoding RidA family protein, with protein sequence MEITHLNPASSFRNPAFSQGVLVRGASNLLYVGGQNATDSSGAIIEGGLGAQTEQALKNVLAVLAEAGADQSNVVRLAVYLVDGESVDEGYAASAKVWGMNPTALTVLIVPRLGRPDALVEIEAVAVLE encoded by the coding sequence ATGGAGATCACTCACCTGAATCCCGCGTCGTCGTTCCGCAACCCCGCCTTCAGCCAGGGGGTCCTCGTCCGCGGCGCGTCGAACCTGTTGTACGTCGGCGGCCAGAACGCCACGGACTCATCGGGGGCCATCATCGAGGGCGGCCTCGGCGCGCAGACCGAGCAGGCGCTGAAGAACGTGCTCGCCGTGCTCGCCGAGGCCGGCGCCGACCAGTCCAACGTGGTGCGCCTCGCCGTGTACCTCGTCGACGGCGAGTCGGTCGACGAGGGCTACGCCGCATCGGCGAAGGTCTGGGGCATGAACCCCACCGCCCTCACGGTGCTCATCGTGCCGCGCCTCGGCCGGCCCGACGCGCTCGTCGAGATCGAGGCGGTGGCCGTCCTCGAGTGA
- a CDS encoding alpha/beta fold hydrolase, which translates to MDLEDQVIRYAERDGASIAWAAVGDGPPLVIGGWWSSHLELDWRNARFRRFTGALARHRTVIRYDRPGAGVSDRRGLPARTLDEELATLEALVDEAAPGRISLFGASSGSGVASLYAARHPDRVDRLVLYGSYARGVDLAPPAAREAMLSIIEQHWGLGSRVLGDLFLPGATADERAEFVEFQRRSASREVALASLRAVYDFDSTGHLGDVLAPTLVLHRRNDRAIPFALGKDVARRIRDARFVALEGDDHFPWRGDADAVVRETLAFLGVPVEPAQAPRAATRGELTDREREVLRLVALGQTDAEIAAQLVLSTHTVHRHIANIRTKLDVPSRTAAAAWALRNEVI; encoded by the coding sequence GTGGACCTCGAGGACCAGGTCATCCGCTACGCCGAGCGCGACGGGGCGTCCATCGCGTGGGCGGCCGTCGGAGACGGGCCGCCGCTCGTCATCGGCGGCTGGTGGTCGAGCCACCTCGAGCTCGACTGGCGGAACGCGAGGTTCCGGCGATTCACGGGGGCGCTGGCCCGGCACCGCACCGTCATCCGATACGACCGCCCGGGCGCCGGCGTGTCCGATCGCCGTGGCCTCCCTGCCCGGACCTTGGACGAGGAGCTCGCGACGCTCGAGGCGCTCGTGGACGAGGCCGCACCGGGCAGGATCTCGCTCTTCGGCGCGTCGTCGGGCTCCGGTGTCGCGTCATTGTACGCGGCGCGGCATCCCGACCGTGTGGACCGCCTCGTGCTGTACGGCTCCTATGCCCGCGGTGTCGACCTCGCACCGCCGGCCGCGCGTGAGGCCATGCTGTCGATCATCGAGCAGCACTGGGGCCTCGGCTCCCGCGTGCTCGGCGACCTGTTCCTCCCCGGCGCGACGGCCGACGAACGTGCCGAGTTCGTCGAGTTCCAGCGGCGCTCGGCCTCGCGCGAGGTCGCGCTCGCGTCGCTCCGCGCGGTGTACGACTTCGACTCCACCGGGCATCTCGGCGACGTGCTCGCCCCCACGCTCGTGCTGCATCGCCGCAACGATCGGGCCATCCCCTTCGCCCTCGGCAAGGACGTCGCGCGCCGCATCCGCGACGCGCGCTTCGTGGCGCTCGAGGGCGACGACCACTTCCCCTGGCGCGGCGATGCCGATGCGGTGGTGCGCGAGACGCTCGCGTTCCTCGGGGTGCCCGTCGAGCCTGCGCAGGCACCGCGTGCGGCGACTCGCGGAGAGCTCACCGATCGCGAGCGGGAGGTCCTTCGGCTCGTGGCGCTCGGCCAGACCGACGCCGAGATAGCGGCGCAGCTCGTGCTCTCCACCCACACGGTGCATCGCCACATCGCGAACATCCGCACGAAGCTCGACGTCCCGTCCCGCACCGCCGCGGCCGCGTGGGCCCTGCGCAACGAGGTCATCTAG
- a CDS encoding ABC transporter ATP-binding protein, which yields MYTLEHVSKTYSQSKRRVTALQDVTLSIPSGQLVAIQGPTGGGKSTLLQMLGALDRPTSGRLTLGDAELSHLPDRKLGGIRAQEIGFVFQGFNLIPTLTAQENVETALAPLGVRAEERRRRAVDALASVGLADRAGHMPGELSGGQQQRVAIARALVKEPDVLLADEPTGNLDEETRDEIMDLLEGLWRDRGLTLVIVTHDSAVARRAERRLHIKLGTVNER from the coding sequence ATGTACACGCTCGAGCACGTCTCGAAGACCTATTCGCAGTCCAAGCGCCGCGTCACCGCCCTGCAGGACGTGACGCTCTCCATCCCGTCGGGCCAGCTCGTCGCGATCCAGGGCCCGACCGGCGGCGGCAAGTCCACCCTGCTGCAGATGCTCGGCGCACTGGACCGGCCGACGTCAGGGCGCCTCACCCTCGGCGACGCGGAGCTCTCGCATCTGCCCGACCGCAAGCTCGGCGGCATCCGCGCCCAGGAGATCGGGTTCGTCTTCCAGGGATTCAACCTCATCCCGACCCTCACCGCACAGGAGAACGTCGAGACGGCGCTCGCGCCGCTCGGTGTCCGGGCCGAGGAGCGGCGCAGGCGAGCGGTCGACGCGCTCGCCTCCGTCGGGCTCGCCGATCGCGCCGGCCACATGCCCGGCGAGCTCTCGGGCGGCCAGCAGCAACGGGTCGCGATCGCGCGCGCCCTCGTGAAGGAACCCGACGTGCTCCTCGCCGACGAGCCCACCGGCAACCTGGACGAGGAGACCCGCGACGAGATCATGGACCTGCTCGAAGGCCTGTGGCGCGACCGGGGACTCACGCTCGTGATCGTCACGCACGACTCGGCCGTCGCCAGGCGCGCCGAGCGCCGCCTGCACATCAAGCTCGGCACGGTCAACGAGCGCTGA
- a CDS encoding response regulator transcription factor: MSTAPTAQHRAPITKGDGSMVRVLVVDDEHSLTELLKMALRYEGWDVRTAADGFSAVKVAREFRPDAIVLDIMLPDIDGLEVLQRVRADGTETPVLFLTAKDSLDDRIAGLTAGGDDYVTKPFSLEEVVARLRGLIRRSTLTLAQAKDPVLTVGDLTLDEDSYEVARAGTPIELTATEFELLRFLMRNPRRVLSKAQILDRVWSYDFGGKESVVELYISYLRKKIDAGREPMIHTVRGAGYMLKAVG; this comes from the coding sequence ATGAGCACCGCGCCGACCGCCCAGCACCGCGCCCCGATCACGAAGGGCGACGGCTCGATGGTGCGAGTGCTCGTCGTCGACGACGAGCACTCGCTGACCGAGCTCCTGAAGATGGCCCTGCGCTACGAGGGCTGGGACGTGCGCACCGCTGCCGACGGGTTCAGCGCAGTGAAGGTCGCGCGCGAGTTCCGCCCCGACGCCATCGTGCTCGACATCATGCTCCCCGACATCGACGGGCTCGAGGTGCTGCAGCGCGTTCGCGCCGACGGCACCGAGACGCCCGTGCTCTTCCTCACCGCGAAGGACTCGCTCGACGACCGCATCGCGGGGCTCACCGCCGGCGGCGACGACTACGTCACCAAGCCGTTCAGCCTCGAGGAGGTGGTCGCGCGCCTGCGCGGACTCATCCGGCGCTCGACCCTCACCCTCGCGCAGGCGAAGGACCCCGTGCTCACCGTCGGCGACCTCACCCTCGACGAGGACTCCTACGAGGTCGCCCGAGCGGGCACGCCCATCGAGCTCACCGCCACCGAGTTCGAGCTGCTGCGCTTCCTCATGCGCAATCCCCGCCGGGTGCTCTCGAAGGCGCAGATCCTCGACCGCGTGTGGTCGTACGACTTCGGCGGCAAGGAGTCGGTCGTCGAGCTCTACATCTCTTACCTCCGCAAGAAGATCGACGCCGGCCGCGAGCCGATGATCCACACGGTCCGTGGCGCCGGGTACATGCTCAAGGCCGTCGGATGA
- a CDS encoding ABC transporter permease, which yields MFFTSLRRELAGRRRQTSIVAIGMALAIALVIIVNSVASGVRDAQAAVLQSVYGVGTDLTVSQEPTPPAEGEAGAGPGRFEFGADDGTASGDSTEVSQSRLTAGFGSSTFDASALETATEVDGVAAASAALSLTNLTFSGEMPQFATRDEGTPPADGGGGDATAQQPPTGGFDGAGGSAFDVDSFTVLGIDPAAAAVGPLSSVELAEGRGLEAADAGQAVAVLDASYATSADLAVGDAIDVGGTEFEIVGTVTSTSADAATASNVYIPLDLAQSLSGLDGQVSDLYVQAESSDRIADVQADLEEALPDATVSTQADLAASVSGSLSTASTLVSNLGLWLSLAVLVAAFLIAILFTIQGVTRRTREFGTLKAIGWSNRRVVGQVAGESLVQGLIGGAAGLVLGLAGIWVINLIAPTLGGSATTGPMPGGAVTAGGPTAAGPFGDRLADAAGSTTEVVLNAPVTISVIAIAIGLAVLGGLLAGAIGGWRASRLRPAEALRSVA from the coding sequence ATGTTCTTCACCTCCCTCCGGCGCGAGCTCGCCGGGCGCCGCAGGCAGACCTCGATCGTCGCGATCGGCATGGCGCTCGCGATCGCGCTCGTCATCATCGTGAACTCCGTGGCGTCGGGAGTGCGCGACGCGCAGGCAGCGGTGCTGCAGTCCGTCTACGGCGTCGGCACCGACCTCACCGTGTCGCAGGAGCCCACTCCGCCCGCCGAGGGCGAGGCGGGCGCCGGCCCCGGGCGCTTCGAGTTCGGCGCCGACGACGGCACCGCGTCCGGTGATTCCACCGAGGTCAGCCAGTCGCGGCTCACCGCCGGCTTCGGCTCGAGCACCTTCGACGCGTCGGCGCTGGAGACGGCGACCGAGGTCGACGGCGTGGCCGCGGCATCCGCTGCCCTGTCGTTGACGAACCTGACCTTCTCGGGTGAGATGCCGCAGTTCGCGACCCGCGACGAGGGCACGCCGCCCGCCGACGGCGGAGGCGGCGACGCGACCGCGCAGCAGCCGCCGACCGGGGGCTTCGATGGGGCCGGCGGAAGTGCGTTCGACGTCGACAGCTTCACGGTGCTCGGCATCGACCCTGCGGCCGCCGCGGTCGGCCCGCTGTCGTCGGTGGAGCTCGCCGAGGGGCGCGGGCTCGAGGCGGCGGACGCCGGACAGGCCGTGGCCGTGCTCGACGCGTCGTACGCCACGAGCGCCGACCTCGCGGTCGGCGACGCCATCGACGTGGGTGGTACGGAGTTCGAGATCGTCGGCACGGTGACGTCCACGTCGGCGGATGCCGCGACCGCGTCGAACGTGTACATCCCGCTCGACCTGGCCCAGTCGCTCTCGGGCCTCGACGGTCAGGTCAGCGACCTCTACGTGCAGGCGGAATCGTCCGACCGCATCGCCGACGTGCAGGCCGACCTCGAGGAGGCGCTCCCCGACGCGACCGTGTCGACGCAGGCCGACCTCGCCGCCTCGGTGTCGGGCTCGCTGTCGACGGCGTCGACCCTCGTCTCGAACCTCGGGCTGTGGCTCTCGCTCGCCGTGCTCGTCGCCGCGTTCCTCATCGCGATCCTCTTCACGATCCAGGGCGTCACGCGGCGCACCCGGGAGTTCGGCACGCTGAAGGCCATCGGCTGGTCGAACCGCCGCGTCGTCGGGCAGGTGGCCGGCGAGTCGCTCGTGCAGGGCCTCATCGGCGGGGCCGCCGGCCTCGTGTTGGGCCTCGCCGGCATCTGGGTGATCAACCTCATCGCCCCGACGCTCGGCGGCAGTGCCACGACGGGCCCCATGCCCGGCGGTGCGGTCACGGCCGGCGGACCCACCGCAGCCGGCCCCTTCGGCGATCGACTGGCGGATGCCGCGGGCTCCACCACCGAGGTCGTGCTGAACGCGCCGGTGACCATCTCGGTGATCGCGATCGCCATCGGGCTCGCCGTGCTCGGCGGCCTGCTGGCCGGCGCGATCGGCGGCTGGCGCGCGTCGCGCCTTCGGCCGGCCGAGGCGCTGCGCAGCGTCGCCTGA
- the rplJ gene encoding 50S ribosomal protein L10, translated as MANKEASVAELTNLFESSTAVLLTEYRGLTVAQLKTLRKSISEDASYAVVKNTLTKIAANNAGISSFDDELAGPSAIAFVHGDPVAVAKALRDFAKANPLLVVKGGYFDGKPLTAEEVGKLADLESREVLLAKLAGAFKASLFGAAYLFNAPLSKAVRTVDALREKQESAA; from the coding sequence ATGGCGAACAAGGAAGCCTCGGTTGCCGAACTCACGAACCTGTTCGAGAGCTCGACCGCCGTTCTGCTGACCGAATACCGCGGCCTCACTGTTGCCCAGCTCAAGACGCTGCGCAAGTCCATCAGTGAGGACGCGAGCTACGCCGTGGTGAAGAACACGCTGACCAAGATCGCGGCGAACAACGCCGGCATCTCGTCGTTCGACGACGAGCTCGCCGGTCCCTCCGCGATCGCATTCGTGCACGGTGACCCGGTCGCCGTCGCGAAGGCCCTGCGTGACTTCGCCAAGGCGAACCCCCTCCTCGTGGTCAAGGGCGGCTATTTCGATGGCAAGCCCCTGACCGCCGAAGAGGTAGGCAAGCTCGCCGACCTCGAGTCCCGTGAAGTGCTGCTGGCGAAGCTCGCCGGTGCTTTCAAGGCCTCGCTGTTCGGAGCCGCATATCTGTTCAACGCACCGCTGTCGAAGGCCGTTCGCACGGTCGACGCGCTGCGTGAGAAGCAGGAGTCCGCTGCGTAG
- a CDS encoding MDR family MFS transporter: protein MTSVADKPATGAVPAVPAQRTPREVIIAISGLVVAMFVAVISGTVVSTSMPLIIADLGGDQTAYTWVITASLLAMAVSTPIWGKLADLVNRKVLLMTAIGLFVVGTAIAGFAQDTTTLIAVRVIQGLGAGGLMSLVMILIAVIISPRERGKYMGFVGGIMAVATIGGPLLGGVITDAWGWRANFFLPVPLAIIALIVISRTLHLPPMPKRAVKIDYLGIVLLAVGVSLLLVWVSLGGSEFEWDSMTSYVMIGVSAAAIIGFIITEFFVPEPIVPMTLFKNRTFTLAVIASVAIGVSMFATSVFLAQYFQLARGATPTESGLMTIPMIVGQMGASILIGALISKFGKWKRFMLLGSLLVVAGSYLMTTLSYDTDYLWVSVYMIVLGAGLGMVMQNLTLVVQNDTPASQLGAASSNVNFFRTIAGTIGVTIMGSILATQVTTHITSGLKGYTPTSREDVEALKGLAGGGIPHVSELPDGIRVIIESAYGNGIADVFWVAVPLAVLSVLAIAFLPNKALSTKTSAEQLKEELEQVAIDLAEAEIGSPVTSSIQMVEEDAEAERAAKSGTRAQARPHGADEQAQAATESAR, encoded by the coding sequence GTGACTTCTGTGGCAGACAAGCCGGCGACCGGGGCCGTTCCGGCCGTTCCGGCGCAACGCACCCCGCGCGAGGTGATCATCGCCATCTCGGGCCTCGTCGTGGCGATGTTCGTCGCCGTCATCTCCGGCACGGTCGTCTCGACCTCGATGCCGCTCATCATCGCCGACCTCGGCGGCGACCAGACCGCCTACACGTGGGTCATCACCGCGAGCCTGCTCGCCATGGCCGTCTCGACCCCGATCTGGGGCAAGCTCGCCGACCTGGTGAACCGCAAGGTGCTGCTCATGACGGCGATCGGCCTGTTCGTCGTCGGCACGGCGATCGCGGGCTTCGCCCAGGACACCACGACCCTCATCGCCGTGCGCGTGATCCAGGGCCTCGGCGCCGGCGGGCTCATGTCGCTCGTCATGATCCTCATCGCCGTCATCATCTCGCCGCGCGAACGCGGAAAGTACATGGGCTTCGTCGGCGGCATCATGGCCGTCGCGACCATCGGCGGTCCGCTGCTCGGCGGCGTCATCACCGACGCCTGGGGCTGGCGCGCCAACTTCTTCCTGCCGGTGCCGCTCGCGATCATCGCGCTCATCGTCATCTCGCGCACCCTGCACCTGCCGCCCATGCCGAAGCGCGCGGTGAAGATCGACTACCTCGGCATCGTGCTGCTCGCCGTGGGCGTCTCGCTGCTGCTCGTCTGGGTGTCGCTCGGCGGCAGCGAGTTCGAGTGGGACTCGATGACCAGCTACGTGATGATCGGCGTCTCCGCCGCCGCCATCATCGGCTTCATCATCACCGAGTTCTTCGTGCCCGAGCCCATCGTGCCGATGACGCTCTTCAAGAACCGCACCTTCACGCTCGCCGTGATCGCCTCGGTCGCGATCGGCGTCTCCATGTTCGCGACCAGCGTCTTCCTGGCCCAGTACTTCCAGCTCGCCCGCGGCGCGACCCCCACGGAGTCGGGGCTCATGACGATCCCGATGATCGTCGGCCAGATGGGCGCCTCGATCCTCATCGGCGCGCTCATCAGCAAGTTCGGCAAGTGGAAGCGCTTCATGCTCCTCGGGTCGCTGCTCGTCGTGGCCGGCAGCTACCTCATGACGACGCTCAGCTACGACACCGATTACCTCTGGGTCAGCGTCTACATGATCGTCCTCGGCGCGGGCCTCGGCATGGTCATGCAGAACCTCACGCTCGTCGTGCAGAACGACACGCCCGCCTCGCAGCTGGGTGCGGCGAGCTCGAACGTGAACTTCTTCCGCACGATCGCCGGCACCATCGGCGTGACGATCATGGGCTCGATCCTGGCCACCCAGGTCACCACCCACATCACGTCGGGCCTGAAGGGCTACACCCCCACGTCGCGCGAAGACGTCGAAGCCCTGAAGGGCCTCGCCGGCGGCGGCATCCCGCACGTCTCCGAGCTGCCCGACGGCATCCGCGTCATCATCGAGAGCGCCTACGGCAACGGCATCGCCGACGTCTTCTGGGTCGCCGTGCCGCTCGCGGTGCTGAGCGTCCTCGCGATCGCGTTCCTGCCCAACAAGGCGCTCTCGACGAAGACCTCGGCCGAGCAGCTGAAGGAGGAGCTCGAGCAGGTCGCGATCGACCTGGCCGAGGCCGAGATCGGGTCGCCCGTCACGTCGTCCATCCAGATGGTCGAGGAGGACGCCGAGGCCGAGCGTGCCGCGAAGAGCGGCACCCGTGCGCAGGCGCGTCCCCACGGCGCAGACGAGCAGGCCCAGGCCGCCACCGAGTCCGCCCGCTGA